A single Lolium perenne isolate Kyuss_39 chromosome 6, Kyuss_2.0, whole genome shotgun sequence DNA region contains:
- the LOC139832536 gene encoding uncharacterized protein, with protein MEARHSEEARNDASVPSSSDNDVDVWKRLWKLPVVPKAESEDVMHALIECSHAKLFWEAAKELLLIKLPRLHPLTWAKDILCEKAFSQKERAIIISVMYSIWSSRNNLTHGEAGYNPAKSIELVKETLQTLEFPRENPRPIRPVAKWQRPPDGFVKINSDGAFNTSDNLAATGVVAREGLLYRGAMGKTYRGISDPLIIETLALRDAVTYARDRGFSRVVFEVDSENLVHLWHNRATDRSMAKNVLDEISELSVFFTVFSLCHARREANQAAHSCAKFASIQDGLFSWDAEPPAFLVHSLQADCNGV; from the exons ATGGAGGCACGCCATTCGGAGGAGGCCAGAAATGACGCTTCTGTGCCGTCTTCATCTGACAATGATGTTGATGTGTGGAAAAGGCTGTGGAAACTTCCAGTAGTGCCAAAG GCTGAATCTGAAGATGTGATGCACGCACTGATTGAGTGTAGTCACGCAAAGTTATTCTGGGAGGCGGCTAAGGAACTTCTTTTGATTAAGCTTCCAAGGCTACACCCGTTAACTTGGGCGAAAGATATACTTTGCGAGAAAGCTTTCAGCCAAAAGGAGAGAGCTATTATAATTTCAGTGATGTACTCAATTTGGTCATCAAGAAATAATCTTACACATGGTGAAGCTGGCTATAATCCAGCCAAGTCGATTGagttggtgaaggagaccttgcaGACTCTAGAGTTTCCAAGGGAGAATCCTAGGCCTATTAGGCCGGTTGCTAAGTGGCAGAGACCTCCAGATGgttttgtgaaaataaattcagaTGGGGCGTTCAATACCAGCGATAACTTGGCTGCAACTGGTGTAGTTGCTCGTGAGGGTTTGTTATATAGGGGTGCCATGGGTAAAACGTACCGTGGTATTTCTGATCCTCTGATCATTGAGACTCTTGCACTACGAGATGCTGTTACTTATGCAAGGGACAGAGGTTTTAGTAGAGTTGTCTTTGAAGTGGACTCTGAAAATCTGGTTCATCTTTGGCATAATAGAGCGACTGATCGTTCTATGGCCAAGAATGTTTTAGATGAGATTAGTGAGCTGAGTGTGTTTTTCACAGTTTTTAGCTTATGTCATGCTCGTCGTGAGGCTAACCAGGCAGCTCATTCTTGTGCAAAATTTGCAAGTATTCAAGATGGGTTgttttcctgggatgctgaacCACCTGCTTTCTTAGTTCACAGCCTACAGGCTGATTGTAATGGTGTGTGA